The sequence ggctgccgCGAGGCCCTCCCACCCAAGACCTGGCCTCGCCATCCGTGCCTGTCCGCCTCCCTTGGGACACCCCGTGTCCCCAGGGTTTGTGGGGCACGGGAAggaaggcgggggcggggcctatTTCCAGTCTCGCGTGATCTCTGCTTTGCCCGCCGGTTTGGGTCCAGTTATCTCAAGGGTGTTCCGGAGTCGGTGCCGGGGCTGCGTGGAGCTGGGGAGCTTCTCAGGAATAGTCTGTCTTCTATTTTGTAGGAAGCCGAGCAGACTTGCTCAGACACGTTCTGGACTTAGAGACGCGGCTGTGCGTGACTTGGAAGCCGCTGCGGGCCCTCAACCCGAGAAATACGTTTCCCTGCAAAATTCACATGGGAGCCCCGACCTTTGGGCCCTGCGGGTTTCCCCAAATGGAACAGACCAAGGGAGTCTCCAGAAGCAGACTTGCCCTCTTCCCGATGGTGAAGTGCCTCCAGGACTGGGCCTGGTGCGTGGGGACGTCCTGGTAGGAGGCGAACTTGCCGTCCGTCCACTTGTAGATGGCGGACGTGGCCCTGCGGTTGGCGGTGGCGACGAAGAGCCCGGCCTCGGGGATGGCGAAGACCTCGATGCCCAGCGTCTCCGCGTTTGTGGACAGGCGCTGGTGCTCCTCCACGTAGTCcagtctttctctggcttttgcGACAGAGACACGGAGGCCCGGTCAGCACTTCCCAGGACGCAAGTCCCGACGCAGCGCGACTCGTCACCGGGGCCTCTCAGCCCTGCGGGGGCTCAGGGTCTGCGGAGCCCCGGGGATGCGGGTCAGGTGGAACGGACGCGCCAGGGCGTGTGGCTTCTACAAAGGGTTGTGCCCGAATGCTAATGGCAGAGTCACAGCTCGTGGAGGCCCCCCCGGGGCCCCTTCCCGTTTCCCGAGGACCCCCCATCCGGAGcctcttgccccccccccccgcgctgCCAACATCACCACCGTGCTCAGGCACCGGGCCCCGTGGCGTCCAATCGCCACTCCGAGGGGCCAGAGAGGGCGAGGAGAGCAGGGGGGCCCCAGAGGGAGGCTGGCCCCCACGGGGAGATGACATGAACCCCTGCCCGCCCACGTGTCGTGCCCAGGTGGCTCACACTTCCCAGCTGCTCTGCACGGGGGGCATTTCCTGCCCCCTAAGTTCCAGGGCTCGGAAGACCCTAGGTCCGCAGAGCCCCCCGCCTCACCTGCTAACACGGAGACCCACTCGCTGCCCACACACAGGTACAGCCCCTTGCGGCTGGCGTCAAACCAGAACTGGGCGTCCTCCGCCTTGGTACACGGAGGCCGGGATCCCAGCGTCACCTTCATGTCGGTTTCTGGGGGAGACGGGAAAGAGAGGTGGGGGGGTGCTCCCCGGAGGAAGGCGGGGTCGGGGATGTGCTGCCCTGACCCGTGAGCAACCACCACGAGGCTCAGAGAGTCCTGCCCCCGCCTCCCGGTGGGGGCGCTGCAGAGGGAGTGGGTTTCCGTTCTCCACGGCAGGGGCTGGCTTAAACCATCGTGACTTCACACTGCAGAGGAGCCAACACCACCGAAAGACAGCAAGGGGGTGCCCACCAGGGGGCCTCAGAAAATAGaaacggagttcccgtggtggctcagcagtaacaaacccaactagtgtccaggaCGACACGGGTTCcctccccggcctggctcagtgggtcaaggatccggcatggccgtggctgtggtgcaggctggcagctgcagcccgattcaacccctagcctgggaacttccctgtgccacgggtgtggcgctaaaaataaaaaataaaatgaaaagaaagaaaatagaaatgaaccTTGCGAAGGGCGGGCCCTGCCGGGGCTGCTGAGGTTTGATGTCTGTTGGAGCGGGAGCGGGAGGGGCCACAAAGGCTGCTCCAGGGCGAAGCAGGcagccggggcggggcgggcgggggggggggggctccgtCCTGGTCTCAGTGGGACACCAAGGGCaccagtgggggtggggttaaATGGCCACCACGgagccctcctcctctgccttcaggggtggggggcagctgcaTCAGGCCCCAGTGTACCCTTCCCCTTCGTGGGTGTGACAAACGCCCTCCCCTCCTGGCTTTGCACCTGGGAGGTTGGGAAGTGACAAGGCTCTCGGGGTCAGGCAGGGGGGTGCCTCCGGCCTACTGACCGTAGGGGTATTTTAGCACCTCGTTCTCTTCTGGCTTCCCCGGGAGTCCCTGGAGGACGGGGGGGATGGACAGCGCGGCGAGCTCGGCGTTCCTGCAGGGGCACAGCCTTGGGGTGGCATCTGAGCCGGGCAGCAGAACCAGCTGCCTCACCAGGCCCTGCAGAGGGGAGAGCGCGTTCAGACCTGCGTTGCCAGACAGGTCCCGGATCACTGGGCTCCCCGCCCAGACCCCAAGGAGCCCTGGGAATGGGGCTGGGGCGTCGAACCTGCTCTGAAGCAGGGAGAGGAGTCTGCATGTCGGGTACGGGGGCTTGGGGACAACGGTGGAGAACTGTACCCCATTCAAAGGAATCTAACCTCACAAGGGGCTTGTCCTGTGGACTGACCTAGAGTGGCTGGGTACACTGCTCATCCATCCATACGTCCATCCACTCACCTGTCCGtccacccatctgtccatccagccatccatccacGCACCCACATGCCCATTTATTTatccgtctgtccatccatccaggCCTCCATCCATCCAGGCAGGCCATCATTAAACATTCAGAGCACCTGCTATGCATCAGGCCTGCTTCTTGACACAGGACACAGCAGGAAGCAAAAGCCCTTACCTCGCAGAGCAGAGCCCCCCATTAACCCTCTAAGGGAGAGACAGCAATGAGCAGACACACAGCTGGTCTGCGAGGGGTCAGGGCTACAGAGAAAAGACAATCAGAGGAAAGGCTGGGAGCGCTGGGTGGGGGGCCCTCTTCTCAGACTGGTGGGGAGGCCTCCGCAGCACGAGGACACAGCGCAGGGCCCCAGGGTCATAGGGAGTGAGCCACGGCAGCAGTGGGGATGAGTGTTCCGGGAGGAGGGCacggcaggtgcaaaggccctgtggtgggagAGTGCCCGGCATGCATGGGGTTCCACCAAGCCTGTAGGCTCCCTGTTCCCGTCTGCCACATACACGGTGTTGAACTAGAGCTTCAGGCTGCCGGACCAGCGGTGACAGCCCCCTGCACACCAGTGTAGGGGGGGCCAGGCCACAGCCCCTGCAAACGTACCGTGAACAGGCCTTTGGTCCTCCTCCGGCTGCCGATGAAGAACCGGGCTCCTCGCACCGACAGGGTGGCCGGGAAGGGCATGTCAGCCGTTCTGAAAACAGGGGAAGGCAGTTTGAGGGCCGTGGGAGAACAGCCCCGGGGGAGGGTACGCCAGTCCCGGGGCGGCCGCAGTGAGCACCCAGGCTGGGCGGCCTAAACCACAGAAGGGTGTGCTAGAGACCAGACGTTTGAGGCCGGGGTTCTGGCCCTGGGCCCTACTGCGGctctggggcggggcggggggggggtcctgcCCCCTCTTCCAGCTGCCAAGGTTTCCTGGCTTGTGGCCGCATCCTCGGGCCTCTCCTCTTATAAAGTCACCAATCACTGAGTCAGGGCCACCCCGCACCGGAGTGACCTCAACTTAACTCGATTATACCTGCAGAGGTGCTGCTCCCGCACAGGTCCCATTCTCGGGTTCTGGTGGATGAGAATTTGGGGGGGTGCTCTTCGCCCCGGGACAAGGTCTTCGGCACAAGCATGTGCTGTGGGGGGGTTCAGCAGCCCCACCCGTCTCGTGGGGGCCTGTGCCCCTCCTCTGAGCCCGGGGCTCGAGGAGAGTCACCTTGTTGGTGGCCTCAGAGGTGCTGGAAGGTGGGGTCAGAGTTGGGTCTGGAGGGGCAAGTGGAGGCTGAACTCGGGGTGGGGGCGCTGCTGGAGCCTCTGGGGGGGAGGAGCCGGATGTGAGCTTCTGCTCCTGCCTGGCGCCTCCCGGGACACGATGCCACATTTGCTCGTCAAAGCCCCTGCTCCATCCCGGCTTTGCCGTCCGGCTGCGGCTGGCCGTGACCGCTGTCCCAGACGTCCTGTGCTCCGGGCACAGCTCTCAGGCTCTCTGAGTTCCGGTGTAAAGCCCGACCCAAGGGCCTAGGTTCCTCCTAGGATGCCATCGGCTCCACCTGACCCAGGCCTGTCCTCCTGCACGCCCTCCCCCAGCACAGCTGCCCCACTGCAGGCTCTCACTGCCCCGTAAAGGCCCCCACAtatgtgggggtgtggggggaggggttgtgAAAAAGCTGCGCTTAAATAAAGGGTATAAATGAGTGTGAAGGAGACTTTTTTTAAGTTATAGAACATCTCACAGTAACAAAGCAGACTAAGATTCTGCCTTTGAAAGTAACGCCTGCCACGACACAGATGAATTACACTGGACCATCCATGAGGAAACGAGCGGCCGGCCCAGCCAGGGCGGAAGCTAGGCCGGCGGGGTCATCACGCAGGGCTGTGGGGAGTCACCAGTCCTGGTCCCACCTACTCAGGAGCCCGGCCTGAGTAAGAGATGGGAGTGGCCCCCGTGGGCCCGGGGTTGTCAGAACTGCTCGTGGTTATTCTGCTGGTCTGTGGAGTGTTGGTGAGTATTCACGCCCTCCTCCCAGGAAAGGGAACCCAATGAGAGAGGTTAGGTGGCCGGTGAAAGTCACAAAGCCAGACCCGGGCCTCCGTTGGCCCGAGCTCCTTCCCGGCTCTGGCCGCCTTCCTCCGGGCCTTTTCTGGGTGTGGGTACCACCTCGGCAGGGTGCCTTCAGCTGGGTCAAGCCTAACCCAACCATGGAGCTAGCTGGGCACTGCCAGGCTAGGCTCCGCCCCTGCTCCTGGGCCCCCACCCActgcctgggggcggggtggtTTCACCTCCGCTAACGCCTCCACCAGCCTGACCCCACGGAGCGCGGCTGTGgccacccccaggcctgggcccACGTGCGCCCTGCCGTCCCGGGGCAACCACTCGGCTGGGCTTGCAGACCCGCACTCGGCGCTGAGCCACCTTTTCCTCTCCAGGACCTGGGTACCTACATGTCCACGGGAGGGCCGCAGTCCGTGGTGAGGGAGAAGGCGCCTTCGGACACAGCCAGGACCAGCGTGTGCCACTGGCCGTCAGTCAGAGCCGGGCTGCGGAAGGACACGCGGGTCTGCCAGGTGCCCGCCGCGTCCTGGCTGAGGAAGAGCAGGTGCAGCTGCGCCGCGGAGTAGCGCAGACCCAGCAGCAGCGCGTCCTGCTCGGCCACCACCGTGAACAGGTACTCGTTCTTCTGCAggagaggggcgggggaggggccggTGAGGGGGGAGTGAGGACTGGGGGGGAGGCAGGGCGCTAGGATGGAGGGGGGGCGGTGGAAGGACAGGTGAGGGGGCAGGtgagggggcggcggcggggcagGCGGGGGTAAAAGACTGGGCTCCCGGCGGCATCGCCTGAGGCAGTAACCAAGGCCTTTGATAAAGCAAAAGGCACCACTCACACCCCAGGACAGCTACCACCAACAAAACCAAATAGCCAGTGGTGGCGGAGGCGGTGGAAAAGCAGGGCCCTTGGGCACTgtggtgggaacataaaatggggcAGCTGGTGGAGAAAACGGCGCGGCGATTCCTCAGGAAGTTGAGAGGGAGTCACCACCTGCCCCCGCAACCCACTTCTGGGGGTGCGCCCCAAAGGACTGGCAGCTGCGTCCTGAAGAGGCGTTGAGACGCCCGTGTTCCCACCCGCCTTGCTCTCAGTCACTAAGACGTCAAGGCGGCCAGAGTCCATCAGCAGAGAAATGGACGGTCAGCTGGGGTCTGTCCAGCCTTTCAGAGGAGGCTCCCACACCACTGGGAGGGACCCGAGGACGTTATGCTGGTGACACGAGTCCGTCACAAAAGGGCAAAGAGTGTACGATCCGCTGATTCCAGGTCCCTGGAGGAGTCAGATTCAGAGACAGAAGGCAGGACGGTGGgcgccaggggctgggggggagggggtgtgatGGGGAGTTGTCCTTTAAGGttgcagagtttcagtttggaaagatGGAAAAAGTCCTGGCGACGGACGGGGGCCTGTCCTGATGCCACAGACCTGTGCACTTAAAAAGGTTAAAAGGGGAAACTGCATGGCATGCGAATTTTACCAGTTTTAAAACCTGCGCCCACCCCCATGGCGAGGGCCATTGCCACACACCTCACTGCCAGTTGCACGTGACCTCCCGCTCAGACCACGTGGAGACACTGGGGACCATGTTAAGTGCCACTTAGAGTCTCTTAATGTCTAGCCTACCACAGACAAAGGTAGAGTCGAAGGCGATTAAGCCTTAACGCTAAAGCAGATGCGTAAAATACAGATTTCGCTTCTTAGCGCGTCTTTGCCCCGTAAACAATGAGTGAAATGCCACGCAGCTCTGACGCTGACGGCATCGGAAACCTCCCTGGTCTTCACATTAGCAACTTCTAATTTAGCAAAGCCGCTTGGCACAGCTTGGGCCACAGGACCACGGGCCACTCGGGTGCTAAGGGGACACGCACGGCACTTTCACCTACTTCCCATGGGAGGGAGCCTGGAAGGGCGTGTGGCTGGGCAGAGACCAGAAACGACACCCAAGGACAGAAGGCTCCcgggttggggagggggtgacGGCCAGGCAGGTGGCTGGGAGGACGCTGACGTCACGGCTGGGCAGAACAGGCGTCTCCGCTTCCCTGTGTTCCGGTACCAGCACCAGGGGGCCTGAGCGGCCTCTGACCTTCCACCTGCTGACCCGCCCAGAGCAGTCAGGCCACCGCCTCAGAGATTCTCGCACCCTCCCCAAGACACACCCATGGCTGGAGGTGACCGACGTCGGGTCACGCCCGTGTTTGCCCCCCAGTGAAGGTGGAAGGGAGCAGGTCAGGTGAAAAGTGAGTTTATTTCTCCAGGTGCCCGAGGAGGTGCTGGCAGGTTGGAAGTCCAGGCCGAGGGACCCGGGCAGAggaacagggagggaggggaggcgaCCCAGGGGCGGGTGGAGGCGCCTCCTAGGAGGCAGGAGCCCTGGGAGCAGGGCTCAGAGGTCAGGTCAGGATAGTGGGGACATGAGGGGACCCTGTCCTGAGTGGGGACAGCCACCTGACCCTGGTCGGGActgaggggaggctgggaggaccAGGTCACGGGGGGGACCTGAGCCCGCTGGCCCTGGGGGGACGGGCCCGGTCAGCAGCAGGACTCGCAGGCCGAGGCGGGGATGCAGCACGCGGGGCGGGAGCACGCGGGGCGGCAGAGCAGGGACACGCAGGAGGCCGGGCGGCAGCAGCTGGGCTGGCAGCAGGAGGCGGGGGCCCCGCAGGAGGAGACGGGCACGCAGCAGGCGGGGTGGCACACGGGCCGGCAGAGGAGGGACACGGAGGACGAGGGTCTGTAGCAGGacgaggggcaggggcaggggctgggctggcagcaCGAGGAGGCCGAGCAGGGGGAGGCCTCGCAGCACACGGGCGTGCAGCAGACAGGTGTGCAACAGACGGGCCTGCAGCACACGGGCCTGCAGCAGACGGGCCTGCAGCAGACGGGCACACAGCAGGCCggctggcagggggaggaggtgcAGGAGCTGGTGCAGCCtgacaggcaggggctgggctcacAGCTCGCTGGGGTGCAGACGAGGGCCAGGCGGGACGTGGGGGCACAGCAGGGGGGCTCGCAGCAGCTCTCTGGACAGTCGTCCCACTGCCAGGAGGAGCCGGTGCAGGGGTGACAGGGACCAGGCAGGCAGACGTGGCTGCCgtagctcaggttgctggagCAGCCAGACAGGGTGGAGGCGGCcatggtgggggtggtggagctggaggaggtgtgagtgtgtgtgagtgtttgtgagtgtgtgtgtgaggtgcTCAGAGATGTGGGCCTTTTATACCCCTGCCGTTGCGTGTTGGTCcagcaggaggcttccctttccTTGTTGGTGTTttgagtgaggcctgggagcACCTGTTCCTTCCTGTTTGTTTACAGGAGCGTTTGCTGCCTGTAAAATGCTGGCCATGCTGAGCACGCGGTCACCCCGTCACCTGTGTGTGGTTTTCTAAGCAAACACAGGATTCATTTAGACTCCcgcagccctggccctgcctgcccggctgctcccctccccaggctTCTCTGGCTGCAGGTGAGGCGGGTGAATCCCAGACTCTCACCATCTGGGCAGCACGGAGCTGAAAGTTGGGACAGTGCTGCCCGCGCTGTAGGACGTCTTGTCACACAGAAGGGCTGCACAGTGGACAGGTCAGCAAGGGGAGAAATAGTGATGAGGAGACAGACAAAGAGCATCTCAGGTGCAGCACAGACGGTGGGAGAGACGCGGGACAGAGAGAAACGGGGATGCAGACGAGGCCTCCACGTTCAGTCGGTAGAGATGCCAGCGGCACAGCAAGCGGGAGAAAGGGCACGTTTTCCGGAGCAGAAGAGCAAACACTGGGTTCTTCTGATTTGGGTTTTGACCAAATCCGGGACAAGGTGAGTGGGAAGGGGTGCATGTCTACTTGGTGAAAAATCTGACACCAGATGTGAAGAAACATCCCCAAAGCTTCCAGAAGGATGTGTATCCTGTGTGAGCAGCACAGCCGGTGGAGATGCCTGCAGACAGTGGCAGCGAACCTTCGAAGCCTGAGGGAAAAGGcctccctggagccctgggcATCCGGAGGGTACAAGCGCCTCTGGCGATGTCGCTGTTCTGAAAAGGTGCCACTCACACCTCACAGGTGAGTGTGGCGCTGGCTGTGAGTTTTCGTCGACGCCTGATGTCAGGTTAGGGATTTCTAAACATTTGTTGGTGGTTTTCTGTAAGCTTAGGAAAAACTGAGCGGGAGGGAGCACTTCCTAATCAGTCATTCTGGACGGCCAACGTCagttaccctgacaccaaaaccagacacagatACCCCGAGAGAGAAAACCACAGACCCGTCTCCCTTCGGAGCAGGGATTCAAACGTGTTCCACAAAATACTACGAACTGAACTCAGCAGCGCATTGAAAGGACTGGACCCCACGGCCACAAGGGGTCTTTTGCTGGGAAGCAAGGATGGAAGGGTTTGTATGAAAACCAGCCGCTGTGACACGTCACCTTAACAGATGGAGGCAGAAGTTCCGAGTCCTCTCAACTgaggcagaaaaagcacttgacaaaattcagctCCCTCGTAGGATGAAAGCTCTCAGCAAACCAAAAGTAGAAAGAAACTGCCTCCACATGTAAAAATATACAcgtatatgaaaaacccacagcaggCAGGACAGTCCGTCTCAAAAGACGGAAAGCTTTTCTTCTTACAGCAGGCGCTGGGCGAGGGTGCCCATGTCCGCCCCTGCTCTTCCACACACTAATGGGGGGAGGAGAGCAGccggacaaaaaaaagaaataaaagccattgaTACTGCAAAAGAAGTCAATTATCTCTGTCCACAGAAGTGACAGCCAACCAAGTGTCCTGAAATTtttgcgcacacacacacacacacactttacaaCTAATAAATGAGAACAACAAATGAAGCGGGATACAaagtcaacacacaaaaatcccctgcatttctacacactaatgATGAGTAACCCCCCAAAGAAATTACAGAAGTGATTCCATTTAGAATATGgtcaaacagaataaaatacgtAGTAAGTAATTTCACCCGTGGGTCAAAGACTTGTAcagtgaaaactacaaaatattgtcgaaagaaatgaaagaagagacacaAGCAGGTGGAAAGACATCTCACATTTACGGCTCGCAAGGCTTGCTCTTGTTACGAAGTCCGTGCTCACCAAAGCGGTCTACGCATTCTGTGCAATTGCTGCCCAAATCTCAGTGacctttttttgcagaaatataaaaacatcttaaaattcatgtggaatcttaaaggaccctacatagccaaaaaaagaaaaggaaagaaagaaaaaataaaatcctgaaaaagaacagaactggaggaCTCAccctttctgatttcaaaaattagcacaaagctacggtaatcaaGGCAGGATGGTGGGGCAGAAGGACAGACCTGTGGATCAAGGGGACAGGAGACAGGATCcagaaacacaccctcacacgcTCAGTCAAATCGTTTTTGACGAGGGCACCAAGTCCATTCAACGGAGAGAGACCGTCTTTGGCACGAGGTCCTGGGAAAACCGGACCCAGGCCTGACACCGCAGACAAAAACGAATTCCAAGTGGATCCATGGCCTCAATGGAAGACCTGTAACTATAcaactcctagaaggaaaaatAGCACAGGAGCTTCCCAACCCTGGCTTTGGCAGTCATtccttggatatgacaccaatgGCAGAGACAGCttgagaaaaatacacaaattgggcttcataaaaaatttatttttttcaccaaaataCAATATCAACAGAGCAAAACGCAACacaaagaaatgagaggaaacatttgaaaatcatctCTGATAAGAGACTCATCCAGAATGAATaaggaactctgaaaactcagtaacaacagcagcaaaaatcTGATTCAACAATGAGTAAaggacttgaggagttcccatcgtggctcggtggttaatgaatccaaccaggatgCATGAgttcgtgggttcgatccctggccttgctcagtgggttaaggatccggtgttgccgtgagctgtggtgtgggttgcaggcgcagctcggatcctgcgttgctgtggctgaagcgtaagtcagcggttacagctccaattggacccctagtctgggaacctccatacgccgcgggtgcggccctaagaagacaaaaggaggccaaaaaatttttaaaaatgagtaaaggacTTGactagatgtttttccaaagaaggtatacaagtggccaataagcacatgaaaggatgcccAATATCAGTAATCatcggagaaatgcaaatcaaaacttcagtggAATACCCTATTATATCCACCAGGATAAATACTATGTATTAAAAAACAGACACAGTATTGGTGAGAACGCGGCAGAACTGAAACACTTGTACCCTGTCTGTGGGTGGGAACCACTCGTACAGCTGCTGTGGAAGTCAGGAGGGCTGTTCCCGCCAAAATTAAACGTAAAATTATCATGCGATTCAGTAATTCTCCTGGGTCTCTGATCAAAAGAATTGAAGGCAGGGTCTCGAAGAGATATTTGTAACATCGCCTTCAAGCAGCCCTGTTCCCAACAGCTTAAATGGGGAAGCAGCCCCTGGGGTCTCTGATGGGCAAGGGGCCAGGCGAGGTGCCGTGTGTACACACGACGGGATGCTCTGCAGCCTTGACAAGGAAGTAAGTCTGACGTGAGCAAGGAGGAGCACGAGGACACGTGGCAAGATCAGTACGCcaggcacagaaagacaaattctgagAGTCCACTCACAGCAGGTGCTTCAGAGACAGGGAGTAGAATGACGGTTTCCAGGGGGCCTGAGCAGGATGGTGTGAAGTTATTGGTTACGGGGTAGAGTTTCGTTTTTCAGGAGAAAGAGTCCTGAGCAAGTGGCggatggtgatggtttcacaaccTCATGCGTGAGCTTAACAACACTCAAGGGCGCCCGTGAAAGGGTTACGCGGTCGACTTTGCGCTATGAGTATCTCACCTCCATTTAAAacccagaagaaagagaaatgaacgATGGAGCCATGAAAAGACACGGAGAAACCTTAAATGCACACTATTACGTGAGAgaggccatttaaaaatgtaacctgTTTCCTTCTATTGGAAGCGTACTTCCCATGAGAACATTACTGGCTTGGCGCTCCCCAAGGAGGAAccgacgaggaaccgtgaggttgcgggttcgatccctgcccttgctcagtgggttaaggatccggcgttgccgtgagctgtggtgtaggttgcagacgcggctcagatcccgcgtggctgtggctctggcgtaggccggcggctacagctccgattagacccctagcctgggaacctccatatgccgcaggagcggcgctaaaaagacaaaaagacgaaaagaaaagggagggggaatATTACAGGTTTTGTTCTGAAGCGTAGTCAGGTTACTTGGAAGCGGCTTTGAGGTGCGAGAGACTGGACCCCCCTCTGAGGCAGCAGCGTCCTCGTGAGCAGCCGGCCCCTGCGCCAGGAATCGCGGGCCTTCCCACCCGGCAGGTGCGGCAGGTGCTCCTGCGGGCCCCGTTTCATCTCGGGGGTGAGCCCATCTAATTACGCGGGTTTTCCCCGTCTCGTCTCCTCTCACACGTGTCCCCTCATCCTTCCCCAACTCGCGGGAGAGCCTCTGTGGACCGGGGAATTCCTCAGAGCCCTTCTCTGCTCTCTGGCTCTCGGACCCCAAACACTCGCTGCCTGTGTCGCCCCCGCCTCCCGGCCCACTCTGAAACGGAGGGGTGCACAGTGCAGCGCTCCGGTTTCCGCCCTGGGGCCCGGAGCACCCTCTGGGGGCGCTGGGCGGTGTGAGACCCGCTCTGCTTGTGTGCCCTCCCAGGCGGGCCCCGCTGTGCTTCTCAAGTCCAGCATCCAACCCCGCCGCGCCCGGACCCTGGGGACTCTCCGATCGGCCCAGGTGGGAGGTCGCCCGGGCCCTCCGACCCCTCCTGGTGGGAGcggctctccctccctctgccacgTTCCTTCTAAAAGTGCAGACCCGCCGGGGGACCCAGGGGTGACCCTGGCCCCATGGAGACTGTGCTGTGGGGAGCCCCGGGGCTGGCTGCTGGAGGGACACTCAGGGCCAGTTCACCAGATGGACGATGGGTGGAAACGGTCCAGGGGGCCTGAGAACCCCCAGACATGACAGGGGACCAGCCCCTGGAAAGCGCCCGGCTTGGGGGCTGAGCAGGCACTGACCTTCCTGCCGAGGGCAGGAGCCCCACGGTGACCCGCCCAGAGCAGTCAGGCCACCGCCTCGGAGATTCTCGCAACCCCCCGCAAGATACACCCATGGCTGGAGGTGACCAGCGTCGGGTCAAGCCTGTGTTTGCCCCCCAGTGAAGGTGGAAGGAAGCGGGTCAGGTGAAAAGGGAGTTTATTTCTCCAGGTGGCCAAGGAGGTGCTGGCAGGTTGGAAGTCCAGGCCGAGGGACCCGGGCAGAGGAAcggagagggaggggaggtgacccaggggagggtggaggcgcctcctgggaggcaggagcCCTGGGAGC is a genomic window of Sus scrofa isolate TJ Tabasco breed Duroc chromosome 13, Sscrofa11.1, whole genome shotgun sequence containing:
- the LOC100622629 gene encoding keratin-associated protein 10-3-like, encoding MAASTLSGCSSNLSYGSHVCLPGPCHPCTGSSWQWDDCPESCCEPPCCAPTSRLALVCTPASCEPSPCLSGCTSSCTSSPCQPACCVPVCCRPVCCRPVCCRPVCCTPVCCTPVCCEASPCSASSCCQPSPCPCPSSCYRPSSSVSLLCRPVCHPACCVPVSSCGAPASCCQPSCCRPASCVSLLCRPACSRPACCIPASACESCC